The following are encoded in a window of Oncorhynchus mykiss isolate Arlee chromosome 11, USDA_OmykA_1.1, whole genome shotgun sequence genomic DNA:
- the LOC110536181 gene encoding clathrin heavy chain 1 isoform X5, which produces MAQILPIRFQEHLQLQNLGVNPANIGFSYLTMESDKFICIREKVGEQNQVVIIDMADPNNPSRRPISADSAIMNPTSKVIALKAAKCLQIFNIEMKSKMKAHTMTEEVMFWKWISVNTVALVTEAAVYHWSMEGDSQPIKVFDRHASLAGCQIINYRTDEQQKWLLLIGISAQQNRVVGAMQLYSVDRKVSQPIEGHAAAFGEFKVEGNTKASTLFCFAVRSQAGGKLHIIEVGHPATGNQPFTKKAVDVFFPPEAQTDFPVAMQIGTKHGVIYLITKYGYIHLYDLESGVCIYMNRISAETIFVTAPHEPTSGIIGVNKKGQVLSVCVEEENIVNYATNVLQNPDLGLRMAMRSNLAGADELFARKFNTLFAQGSYSEAAKVAASTPKGILRTAETIRKFQSVPGQPGQASPLLQYFGILLDEGQLNKFESLELCRPVLQQGRKQLLEKWLKEDKLECCEELGDLVKAVDPTLALSVYLRANVPSKVIQCFAETGQFQKIVLYAKKVGYSPDWVFLLRNVMRVSPEQGLQFSQMLVADEEPLANINQIVDVFMEGSLIQQCTSFLLDALKNNQPAEGHLQTRLLEMNLLHAPQVADAILGNQMFSHYDRAHIAQLCEKAGLLQRALEHYTDLFDIKRTLVHTHLLNPEWLVNFFGALSVEDSIECLRAMLSANIRQNLQLCVQVASKYHEQLGTNALVDLFESFKSFEGVFYFLGSIVNFSQDPDVHFKYIQAACKTGQIKEVERICRESNCYDPDRVKNFLKEAKLTDQLPLIIVCDRFDFVHDLVLYLYRNTLQKYIEIYVQKVNPSRLPVVIGGLLDVDCAEEVIKNLILVVRGQFSTDELVAEVEKRNRLKLLLPWLESRIHEGCEEPATHNALAKIYIDSNNNPERFLKENTFYDSTVVGKYCEKRDPHLACVAYERGQCDLDLIKVCNENSLFKSEARYLVRRKDPELWANVLEENNPYRRQLIDQVVQTALSETQDPEEVSVTVKAFMTADLPNELIELLEKIVLDNSVFSEHRNLQNLLILTAIKADRTRVMEYINRLDNYDAPDIANIAISNELFEEAFAIFKKFDVNTSAIQVLIEHISNLDRAYEFAERCNEAAVWSQLARAQLQRDLVKEAIDSYIKADDPSAYMEVVSAASKNDNWEDLVKFLQMARKKARESYVETELIFALAKTGRLAELDEFVNGPNNAHIQQVGDRCFEEGMYDAAKLLYNNVSNFARLASTLVHLGEYQAAVDSARKANSTRTWKEVCFACVAGEEFRLAQICGLHIVIHADELEELISDYQDRGYYEELIALLEAALGLERAHMGMFTELAILYSKFKPQKMREHLELFWSRVNIPKVLRAAEQSHLWAELVFLYDKYEEYDNAVLTMMSHPTDAWKEVQFKDIIAKVANVELYYKSLSFYLDYKPLLTNDLLTILSPRLDHSRAVTYFTKMNQLKLVKPYLRSVQSHNNKGVNQALNNLLTEEEDYQGLRTSIDAYGNFDTIVLAQRLEKHELIEFRRIAAYLYKGNNRWRQSVELCKKDKLYKDAMLYAAESKDAELAETLLQWFLEEGRKECFAACLFASYDLLHPDVVLELAWRHNIMDFAMPYFIQVMREYLTKMDKLEESESQRKTEEKVPEPTPIVFGQQLMLTAGSAPVAPQPGYPGGYGYAAPGYPTQPPYGYNM; this is translated from the exons ATGGCTCAGATACTGCCGATACGATTTCAGGAACATCTGCAG CTGCAGAACCTAGGGGTGAATCCGGCCAACATCGGGTTCAGCTACCTGACCATGGAGTCTGACAAATTCATCTGCATCCGGGAGAAGGTGGGTGAGCAAAACCAGGTGGTGATCATAGACATGGCTGACCCCAATAACCCCAGCAGGCGACCCATTTCCGCTGACAGCGCCATTATGAACCCTACAAGCAAGGTCATCGCCCTGAAAG CTGCTAAGTGCCTGCAGATCTTCAACATTGAGATGAAGAGTAAGATGAAGGCTCAcaccatgacagaggaagtcatgTTCTGGAAGTGGATCTCTGTCAACACCGTCGCCTTGGTGACTGAAGCGGCCGTCTACCATTGGAGCATGGAGGGGGACTCTCAGCCAATCAAAGTGTTTGATCGGCACGCCAGTCTGGCCGGTTGCCAGATCATAAATTACAGAACAGACGAACAGCAGAAGTGGCTTCTGCTTATCGGTATCTCGGCACAG CAAAACCGTGTGGTGGGGGCCATGCAGCTGTACTCTGTGGACAGGAAGGTGTCCCAGCCCATCGAGGGACATGCTGCAGCCTTCGGAGAGTTTAAGGTGGAGGGCAACACCAAAGCCTCCACTCTCTTCTGCTTTGCTGTGCGCAGCCAGGCTGGTGGCAAG CTGCATATCATAGAGGTGGGTCACCCGGCCACAGGGAACCAGCCATTTACCAAGAAGGCGGTTGATGTGTTCTTCCCTCCCGAGGCGCAGACAGACTTCCCCGTCGCCATGCAG ATTGGCACCAAGCATGGCGTGATCTACCTGATCACTAAGTATGGCTACATCCACCTGTATGATCTGGAGTCGGGAGTGTGTATCTATATGAACCGCATCAGCGCTGAGACCATCTTCGTCACCGCCCCCCACGAACCCACCTCCGGCATCATCGGGGTTAACAAGAAGGGACAG gtgttgtcagtgtgtgtggaggaggagaacATAGTTAACTATGCCACCAACGTGCTGCAGAACCCAGACCTGGGCCTGAGGATGGCCATGCGTTCTAACCTGGCCGGGGCAGATGAGTTGTTTGCCAGGAAGTTCAACACGCTGTTCGCCCAGGGTTCCTACTCCGAGGCTGCCAAGGTGGCTGCCTCCACACCAAAG ggTATCCTGCGTACAGCGGAGACCATCCGTAAGTTCCAGAGTGTGCCAGGCCAGCCGGGCCAGGCCTCTCCCCTGCTTCAGTACTTTGGCATCCTGCTGGACGAAGGCCAGCTCAACAAGTTTGAGTCTCTGGAGCTGTGCAGGCCCGTGCTACAGCAGGGACGCAAGCAGCTGCTGGAGAAGTGGCTGAAAGAGGATAAG ctggagTGTTGTGAGGAGCTTGGTGACCTGGTTAAGGCAGTAGATCCTACTCTGGCCCTCAGCGTCTACCTCAGGGCCAACGTACCCAGCAAGGTGATCCAGTGCTTCGCTGAGACCGGACAGTTCCAGAAGATAGTGCTTTACGCCAAGAAG GTGGGCTACTCTCCAGACTGGGTGTTTCTGTTGAGGAATGTGATGCGGGTCAGTCCAGAACAGGGTCTACAGTTCTCTCAGATGCTGGTTGCAGATGAGGAGCCCCTGGCCAACATCAACCAG ATAGTGGATGTGTTCATGGAGGGCAGTCTGATCCAGCAGTGCACCTCATTCCTATTGGACGCTCTGAAGAACAACCAGCCAGCCGAGGGACACCTACAGACACGCCTACTGGAAATGAACCTCCTCCATGCTccccag GTGGCCGATGCAATCCTGGGAAACCAGATGTTTAGTCACTATGACCGAGCCCACATCGCCCAGCTGTGTGAGAAGGCTGGGCTGCTGCAGAGGGCTCTAGAGCACTACACTGACCTGTTCGACATCAAAAGGACtctcgtacacacacacctgctcaaCCCTGAG tggCTGGTGAACTTCTTTGGCGCCCTGTCAGTAGAGGACTCTATAGAGTGTCTTCGGGCCATGTTATCAGCCAACATCCGACAGAACCTTCAGCTGTGTGTCCAGGTGGCATCTAAATACCACGAACAGCTGGGAACAAATGCCCTGGTGGATCTCTTCGAGTCCTTCAAGAGCTTTGAGG GTGTGTTCTACTTCCTGGGTTCCATAGTGAACTTTAGCCAGGACCCCGACGTTCATTTTAAATACATCCAGGCGGCCTGTAAGACCGGACAGATCAAGGAGGTGGAACGCATCTGTAGAGAGAGCAACTGTTACGACCCGGACAGGGTCAAGAACTTCCTCAAG GAGGCTAAACTGACAGACCAGCTGCCTCTGATCATAGTGTGTGACCGCTTTGACTTTGTCCATGACCTGGTTCTCTACCTCTACCGCAACACTCTGCAGAAGTACATTGAGATCTATGTTCAGAAG gtgaaccCTAGCCGGCTGCCGGTGGTGATAGGAGGTCTGTTGGATGTAGACTGTGCTGAAGAGGTCATTAAGAACCTGATCTTGGTGGTGAGAGGACAGTTCTCCACAGACGAGCTGGTGGCGGAGGTAGAGAAGAGgaacag ACTGAAGCTGTTGTTGCCGTGGCTGGAGTCTCGTATCCACGAGGGCTGTGAGGAGCCGGCTACTCACAATGCCTTGGCTAAGATCTACATAGACAGTAACAACAACCCGGAGCGCTTCCTGAAGGAGAACACCTTCTACGACAGCACTGTAGTGGGGAAGTATTGTGAGAAGAGAGACCCCCACCTCGCCTGTGTCGCCTATGAGAGGGGCCAGTGTGACCTGGACCTTATCAAG GTGTGCAATGAGAACTCCCTGTTCAAGAGTGAGGCTCGCTACCTGGTCAGACGGAAAGACCCAGAACTATGGGCCAATGTTTTAGAGGAGAACAACCCTTATAGACGCCAACTCATAGACCAG GTGGTGCAGACAGCTCTGTCAGAGACCCAGGACCCAGAGGAGGTATCGGTGACTGTCAAGGCCTTTATGACCGCTGACCTGCCCAATGAGCTCATCGAACTACTGGAGAAGATTGTACTGGACAACTCAGTCTTCAGCGAGCACCG AAACCTCCAGAACCTGTTGATCCTGACGGCCATCAAGGCAGACCGTACACGTGTGATGGAGTACATCAACCGCCTGGACAACTACGACGCCCCAGACATCGCTAACATCGCCATCAGCAACGAGCTCTTTGAGGAGGCCTTCGCCATCTTCAAGAAGTTTGACGTCAACACCTCCGCCATTCAG GTTCTGATCGAGCATATCAGCAACCTGGACAGAGCCTATGAGTTTGCAGAGCGTTGTAATGAGGCTGCTGTATGGAGTCAGCTGGCCAGAGCCCAGCTCCagagagacctggttaaagaggCCATCGACTCCTACATCAAAGCTGACGACCCGTCAGCCTACATGGAGGTGGTCAGCGCGGCCAGCAAGAACG ATAACTGGGAGGATCTGGTGAAGTTCCTTCAGATGGCTCGTAAGAAGGCCCGGGAGTCCTACGTAGAGACAGAGCTCATCTTTGCTCTGGCTAAAACTGGCAGACTGGCCGAACTAGATGAGTTTGTTAACGGCCCTAACAATGCCCATATACAACAG GTGGGAGATAGGTGTTTTGAGGAGGGCATGTATGATGCTGCCAAGCTGCTGTATAATAATGTGTCCAACTTTGCCCGCCTGGCATCCACGCTGGTCCACCTAGGAGAGTACCAGGCTGCTGTGGACAGCGCCAGGAAAGCCAACAGCACACGCACCTGGAAGGAG GTGTGTTTTGCGTGTGTGGCTGGGGAGGAGTTTCGGTTGGCTCAGATCTGTGGTCTTCACATCGTCATCCACGCTGATGAACTGGAGGAGCTCATCAGTGACTATCAG GACCGGGGCTATTATGAGGAGCTGATAGCCCTGTTGGAGGCAGCATTGGGTTTGGAGCGCGCTCACATGGGCATGTTCACAGAGCTGGCCATCCTCTACTCCAAATTCAAACCCCAGAAGATGAGAGAACATCTGGAACTCTTCTGGTCCCGTGTCAACATCCCTAAG GTGCTGCGAGCGGCGGAGCAGTCCCACCTGTGGGCGGAGCTAGTGTTTCTGTATGATAAATACGAGGAGTATGACAATGCTGTCCTCACGATGATGTCACACCCTACTGACGCATGGAAGGAGGTGCAGTTCAAGGACATCATCGCCAAG GTGGCCAATGTGGAGCTGTACTACAAATCCCTTTCCTTTTACCTGGATTACAAACCTCTGCTGACGAACGACCTTCTGACCATACTGTCACCACGGTTAGACCACAGCCGGGCGGTCACATACTTCACCAAG ATGAACCAGTTGAAGTTGGTAAAGCCTTACCTGCGGTCAGTCCAGAGTCACAACAACAAGGGAGTCAACCAGGCCCTCAATAacctactgacagaggaggaggactaccag GGTCTGAGGACATCGATCGATGCGTATGGTAACTTTGACACCATTGTTCTGGCCCAGAGACTGGAGAAGCATGAGCTGATTGAGTTCAGACGCATAGCAGCATACCTCTACAAAGGCAACAACCGCTGGAGACAGAGCGTGGAACTCTGCAAGAAGGACAAATTATACAAG GATGCAATGCTGTATGCTGCCGAGTCTAAGGATGCAGAGTTGGCTGAGACCCTGCTGCAGTGGTTCCTGGAGGAGGGTAGGAAGGAGTGTTTCGCTGCCTGTCTGTTTGCCTCCTATGACCTGCTGCACCCTGATGTGGTGCTGGAGCTGGCCTGGAGACACAACATCATGGACTTTGCCATGCCATACTTCATCCAGGTCATGAGGGAGTATCTCACCAAG
- the LOC110536181 gene encoding clathrin heavy chain 1 isoform X3 yields the protein MAQILPIRFQEHLQLQNLGVNPANIGFSYLTMESDKFICIREKVGEQNQVVIIDMADPNNPSRRPISADSAIMNPTSKVIALKEDAAKCLQIFNIEMKSKMKAHTMTEEVMFWKWISVNTVALVTEAAVYHWSMEGDSQPIKVFDRHASLAGCQIINYRTDEQQKWLLLIGISAQQNRVVGAMQLYSVDRKVSQPIEGHAAAFGEFKVEGNTKASTLFCFAVRSQAGGKLHIIEVGHPATGNQPFTKKAVDVFFPPEAQTDFPVAMQIGTKHGVIYLITKYGYIHLYDLESGVCIYMNRISAETIFVTAPHEPTSGIIGVNKKGQVLSVCVEEENIVNYATNVLQNPDLGLRMAMRSNLAGADELFARKFNTLFAQGSYSEAAKVAASTPKGILRTAETIRKFQSVPGQPGQASPLLQYFGILLDEGQLNKFESLELCRPVLQQGRKQLLEKWLKEDKLECCEELGDLVKAVDPTLALSVYLRANVPSKVIQCFAETGQFQKIVLYAKKVGYSPDWVFLLRNVMRVSPEQGLQFSQMLVADEEPLANINQIVDVFMEGSLIQQCTSFLLDALKNNQPAEGHLQTRLLEMNLLHAPQVADAILGNQMFSHYDRAHIAQLCEKAGLLQRALEHYTDLFDIKRTLVHTHLLNPEWLVNFFGALSVEDSIECLRAMLSANIRQNLQLCVQVASKYHEQLGTNALVDLFESFKSFEGVFYFLGSIVNFSQDPDVHFKYIQAACKTGQIKEVERICRESNCYDPDRVKNFLKEAKLTDQLPLIIVCDRFDFVHDLVLYLYRNTLQKYIEIYVQKVNPSRLPVVIGGLLDVDCAEEVIKNLILVVRGQFSTDELVAEVEKRNRLKLLLPWLESRIHEGCEEPATHNALAKIYIDSNNNPERFLKENTFYDSTVVGKYCEKRDPHLACVAYERGQCDLDLIKVCNENSLFKSEARYLVRRKDPELWANVLEENNPYRRQLIDQVVQTALSETQDPEEVSVTVKAFMTADLPNELIELLEKIVLDNSVFSEHRNLQNLLILTAIKADRTRVMEYINRLDNYDAPDIANIAISNELFEEAFAIFKKFDVNTSAIQVLIEHISNLDRAYEFAERCNEAAVWSQLARAQLQRDLVKEAIDSYIKADDPSAYMEVVSAASKNDNWEDLVKFLQMARKKARESYVETELIFALAKTGRLAELDEFVNGPNNAHIQQVGDRCFEEGMYDAAKLLYNNVSNFARLASTLVHLGEYQAAVDSARKANSTRTWKEVCFACVAGEEFRLAQICGLHIVIHADELEELISDYQDRGYYEELIALLEAALGLERAHMGMFTELAILYSKFKPQKMREHLELFWSRVNIPKVLRAAEQSHLWAELVFLYDKYEEYDNAVLTMMSHPTDAWKEVQFKDIIAKVANVELYYKSLSFYLDYKPLLTNDLLTILSPRLDHSRAVTYFTKMNQLKLVKPYLRSVQSHNNKGVNQALNNLLTEEEDYQGLRTSIDAYGNFDTIVLAQRLEKHELIEFRRIAAYLYKGNNRWRQSVELCKKDKLYKDAMLYAAESKDAELAETLLQWFLEEGRKECFAACLFASYDLLHPDVVLELAWRHNIMDFAMPYFIQVMREYLTKVDEVAEKMDKLEESESQRKTEEKVPEPTPIVFGQQLMLTAGSAPVAPQPGYPGGYGYAAPGYPTQPPYGYNM from the exons ATGGCTCAGATACTGCCGATACGATTTCAGGAACATCTGCAG CTGCAGAACCTAGGGGTGAATCCGGCCAACATCGGGTTCAGCTACCTGACCATGGAGTCTGACAAATTCATCTGCATCCGGGAGAAGGTGGGTGAGCAAAACCAGGTGGTGATCATAGACATGGCTGACCCCAATAACCCCAGCAGGCGACCCATTTCCGCTGACAGCGCCATTATGAACCCTACAAGCAAGGTCATCGCCCTGAAAG AGG ACG CTGCTAAGTGCCTGCAGATCTTCAACATTGAGATGAAGAGTAAGATGAAGGCTCAcaccatgacagaggaagtcatgTTCTGGAAGTGGATCTCTGTCAACACCGTCGCCTTGGTGACTGAAGCGGCCGTCTACCATTGGAGCATGGAGGGGGACTCTCAGCCAATCAAAGTGTTTGATCGGCACGCCAGTCTGGCCGGTTGCCAGATCATAAATTACAGAACAGACGAACAGCAGAAGTGGCTTCTGCTTATCGGTATCTCGGCACAG CAAAACCGTGTGGTGGGGGCCATGCAGCTGTACTCTGTGGACAGGAAGGTGTCCCAGCCCATCGAGGGACATGCTGCAGCCTTCGGAGAGTTTAAGGTGGAGGGCAACACCAAAGCCTCCACTCTCTTCTGCTTTGCTGTGCGCAGCCAGGCTGGTGGCAAG CTGCATATCATAGAGGTGGGTCACCCGGCCACAGGGAACCAGCCATTTACCAAGAAGGCGGTTGATGTGTTCTTCCCTCCCGAGGCGCAGACAGACTTCCCCGTCGCCATGCAG ATTGGCACCAAGCATGGCGTGATCTACCTGATCACTAAGTATGGCTACATCCACCTGTATGATCTGGAGTCGGGAGTGTGTATCTATATGAACCGCATCAGCGCTGAGACCATCTTCGTCACCGCCCCCCACGAACCCACCTCCGGCATCATCGGGGTTAACAAGAAGGGACAG gtgttgtcagtgtgtgtggaggaggagaacATAGTTAACTATGCCACCAACGTGCTGCAGAACCCAGACCTGGGCCTGAGGATGGCCATGCGTTCTAACCTGGCCGGGGCAGATGAGTTGTTTGCCAGGAAGTTCAACACGCTGTTCGCCCAGGGTTCCTACTCCGAGGCTGCCAAGGTGGCTGCCTCCACACCAAAG ggTATCCTGCGTACAGCGGAGACCATCCGTAAGTTCCAGAGTGTGCCAGGCCAGCCGGGCCAGGCCTCTCCCCTGCTTCAGTACTTTGGCATCCTGCTGGACGAAGGCCAGCTCAACAAGTTTGAGTCTCTGGAGCTGTGCAGGCCCGTGCTACAGCAGGGACGCAAGCAGCTGCTGGAGAAGTGGCTGAAAGAGGATAAG ctggagTGTTGTGAGGAGCTTGGTGACCTGGTTAAGGCAGTAGATCCTACTCTGGCCCTCAGCGTCTACCTCAGGGCCAACGTACCCAGCAAGGTGATCCAGTGCTTCGCTGAGACCGGACAGTTCCAGAAGATAGTGCTTTACGCCAAGAAG GTGGGCTACTCTCCAGACTGGGTGTTTCTGTTGAGGAATGTGATGCGGGTCAGTCCAGAACAGGGTCTACAGTTCTCTCAGATGCTGGTTGCAGATGAGGAGCCCCTGGCCAACATCAACCAG ATAGTGGATGTGTTCATGGAGGGCAGTCTGATCCAGCAGTGCACCTCATTCCTATTGGACGCTCTGAAGAACAACCAGCCAGCCGAGGGACACCTACAGACACGCCTACTGGAAATGAACCTCCTCCATGCTccccag GTGGCCGATGCAATCCTGGGAAACCAGATGTTTAGTCACTATGACCGAGCCCACATCGCCCAGCTGTGTGAGAAGGCTGGGCTGCTGCAGAGGGCTCTAGAGCACTACACTGACCTGTTCGACATCAAAAGGACtctcgtacacacacacctgctcaaCCCTGAG tggCTGGTGAACTTCTTTGGCGCCCTGTCAGTAGAGGACTCTATAGAGTGTCTTCGGGCCATGTTATCAGCCAACATCCGACAGAACCTTCAGCTGTGTGTCCAGGTGGCATCTAAATACCACGAACAGCTGGGAACAAATGCCCTGGTGGATCTCTTCGAGTCCTTCAAGAGCTTTGAGG GTGTGTTCTACTTCCTGGGTTCCATAGTGAACTTTAGCCAGGACCCCGACGTTCATTTTAAATACATCCAGGCGGCCTGTAAGACCGGACAGATCAAGGAGGTGGAACGCATCTGTAGAGAGAGCAACTGTTACGACCCGGACAGGGTCAAGAACTTCCTCAAG GAGGCTAAACTGACAGACCAGCTGCCTCTGATCATAGTGTGTGACCGCTTTGACTTTGTCCATGACCTGGTTCTCTACCTCTACCGCAACACTCTGCAGAAGTACATTGAGATCTATGTTCAGAAG gtgaaccCTAGCCGGCTGCCGGTGGTGATAGGAGGTCTGTTGGATGTAGACTGTGCTGAAGAGGTCATTAAGAACCTGATCTTGGTGGTGAGAGGACAGTTCTCCACAGACGAGCTGGTGGCGGAGGTAGAGAAGAGgaacag ACTGAAGCTGTTGTTGCCGTGGCTGGAGTCTCGTATCCACGAGGGCTGTGAGGAGCCGGCTACTCACAATGCCTTGGCTAAGATCTACATAGACAGTAACAACAACCCGGAGCGCTTCCTGAAGGAGAACACCTTCTACGACAGCACTGTAGTGGGGAAGTATTGTGAGAAGAGAGACCCCCACCTCGCCTGTGTCGCCTATGAGAGGGGCCAGTGTGACCTGGACCTTATCAAG GTGTGCAATGAGAACTCCCTGTTCAAGAGTGAGGCTCGCTACCTGGTCAGACGGAAAGACCCAGAACTATGGGCCAATGTTTTAGAGGAGAACAACCCTTATAGACGCCAACTCATAGACCAG GTGGTGCAGACAGCTCTGTCAGAGACCCAGGACCCAGAGGAGGTATCGGTGACTGTCAAGGCCTTTATGACCGCTGACCTGCCCAATGAGCTCATCGAACTACTGGAGAAGATTGTACTGGACAACTCAGTCTTCAGCGAGCACCG AAACCTCCAGAACCTGTTGATCCTGACGGCCATCAAGGCAGACCGTACACGTGTGATGGAGTACATCAACCGCCTGGACAACTACGACGCCCCAGACATCGCTAACATCGCCATCAGCAACGAGCTCTTTGAGGAGGCCTTCGCCATCTTCAAGAAGTTTGACGTCAACACCTCCGCCATTCAG GTTCTGATCGAGCATATCAGCAACCTGGACAGAGCCTATGAGTTTGCAGAGCGTTGTAATGAGGCTGCTGTATGGAGTCAGCTGGCCAGAGCCCAGCTCCagagagacctggttaaagaggCCATCGACTCCTACATCAAAGCTGACGACCCGTCAGCCTACATGGAGGTGGTCAGCGCGGCCAGCAAGAACG ATAACTGGGAGGATCTGGTGAAGTTCCTTCAGATGGCTCGTAAGAAGGCCCGGGAGTCCTACGTAGAGACAGAGCTCATCTTTGCTCTGGCTAAAACTGGCAGACTGGCCGAACTAGATGAGTTTGTTAACGGCCCTAACAATGCCCATATACAACAG GTGGGAGATAGGTGTTTTGAGGAGGGCATGTATGATGCTGCCAAGCTGCTGTATAATAATGTGTCCAACTTTGCCCGCCTGGCATCCACGCTGGTCCACCTAGGAGAGTACCAGGCTGCTGTGGACAGCGCCAGGAAAGCCAACAGCACACGCACCTGGAAGGAG GTGTGTTTTGCGTGTGTGGCTGGGGAGGAGTTTCGGTTGGCTCAGATCTGTGGTCTTCACATCGTCATCCACGCTGATGAACTGGAGGAGCTCATCAGTGACTATCAG GACCGGGGCTATTATGAGGAGCTGATAGCCCTGTTGGAGGCAGCATTGGGTTTGGAGCGCGCTCACATGGGCATGTTCACAGAGCTGGCCATCCTCTACTCCAAATTCAAACCCCAGAAGATGAGAGAACATCTGGAACTCTTCTGGTCCCGTGTCAACATCCCTAAG GTGCTGCGAGCGGCGGAGCAGTCCCACCTGTGGGCGGAGCTAGTGTTTCTGTATGATAAATACGAGGAGTATGACAATGCTGTCCTCACGATGATGTCACACCCTACTGACGCATGGAAGGAGGTGCAGTTCAAGGACATCATCGCCAAG GTGGCCAATGTGGAGCTGTACTACAAATCCCTTTCCTTTTACCTGGATTACAAACCTCTGCTGACGAACGACCTTCTGACCATACTGTCACCACGGTTAGACCACAGCCGGGCGGTCACATACTTCACCAAG ATGAACCAGTTGAAGTTGGTAAAGCCTTACCTGCGGTCAGTCCAGAGTCACAACAACAAGGGAGTCAACCAGGCCCTCAATAacctactgacagaggaggaggactaccag GGTCTGAGGACATCGATCGATGCGTATGGTAACTTTGACACCATTGTTCTGGCCCAGAGACTGGAGAAGCATGAGCTGATTGAGTTCAGACGCATAGCAGCATACCTCTACAAAGGCAACAACCGCTGGAGACAGAGCGTGGAACTCTGCAAGAAGGACAAATTATACAAG GATGCAATGCTGTATGCTGCCGAGTCTAAGGATGCAGAGTTGGCTGAGACCCTGCTGCAGTGGTTCCTGGAGGAGGGTAGGAAGGAGTGTTTCGCTGCCTGTCTGTTTGCCTCCTATGACCTGCTGCACCCTGATGTGGTGCTGGAGCTGGCCTGGAGACACAACATCATGGACTTTGCCATGCCATACTTCATCCAGGTCATGAGGGAGTATCTCACCAAG GTTGATGAGGTTGCGGAGAAG